ATACTGGAAGCAGAAAGGATATGCTAAACCAAGATAGAGGAAAGTTTCTCATCTTGTATAGAATTAATATTTGGACTACTTGAGATCGGGAGTCAAAAAGTCAAGGAAGGGACTCCTGGGTGGGAGAAATCTAAATGGGAGAAATACTTGTGGAGACACTGCAACTTCTTTCTGAATGTTGAGCTTCAGGAAGGCTACTGAAGGGAAAGATTCAAGAAATAATTTGCTGATGACCCCTAGACTCACCGTCTTCAACTCTTGTACCCAGGCAGGTTTAAGCAGGTGCAAACACTGGCCGTCACTGCAGATGCTTTCTTCTGTCTCTACTCCTATGTGTCCAAGACGCCTGTCCAGAAGTTCACACCATCCCACATGTTCTGGAATTGCAACCCGTCTGATGTGCCATCCATCAATATTCTGGCCCCTGAACCTGAACCTCACTCACCCAGAGAGCGCCTCCGGAAAGCCATCTCCAAAATGTGCCTGTACACATGCCCCCGAGATCGGCTGTCACCACCCAACGATACCCCCAAAAGGAACAGTCTAGACCAAGTGGTGTGGGAAGTGATGGACAGAGTGAGAGGGGAGAAGATGGTCCTCCAGCAAGACCCTGGGTTTGGGCCAGGCCCACACGGATATCCTGTGCCCCCTCTCAGGGGTACAAAACTGCCCACTTCTTCCTGTCCATGTGTCCTCTGCCCTGAAGAAGAAACACAGCAGGGGATGGCCACCTGGGCAGCATCACAAAGTCTGGAAACTCTGGATTCTAATCTCAAGATACCCTGTTGCACACATCTGCCCAGAGCAGATCGGCAGTGGAGCACAGACTCTGCACAGGTAAAGAGAGAACTGTGGGGTCTCCAGGCCACCAACAAGGAAGCCCATTCAGCCAAGGATGAGATCTTCTGCAAAAGAAAGAGCAAAGCAAGAAAGAGTCTCTTTCAGAAGAATCCCCTGGGCAGGAAGGTTAAATCATTGGATCTGTCCATCGTTcaacagaaatggaaacagaGCCAAGGGGGAGCAGAACTGCACCGATCCTATACCCAGCAGCTTCAGGACGCACTTgacttggaggaggtgagtgggtTGGAGGTGAGGGAGAGGCTGGCAGAGAAAGGCCTTGCGTAAAGGAAATCCAGGCTCCCTTTCCCTTCCAGATATACCAACTCTTTTAATTGCATTCAGAAAACTTTGGGCCTGGGCTAGtatagaaggaaggagaaagagaaatgggCCCATTTTCTTAAGAAGGTCCAGGTTtccagcattattttttaactcctCATCCAACCTGATCTTCACTGAAGTTTCTCATCAAGCATGCTGTCATTTTTGCGATCCACGTGAGTACAGATAGAGGTCAGTTATACACTAAGTGAACcactattaaataaaatatcttctCCACCTTGACAAGTGTGTAACCAGAGAGACTTGGAAGTGCAGATTCAGATCTAGAATTCTCACTCTTAGAGGACTTCAGTGCTAGAACGTGGCAGTGTGGGCAGAgccactccccagcccctggcctgtCCCCTTCTCTTCCCATGCCCAGATCTGTCCTGCACCATGAGGGATTTTGCACAAACATGTGTGAACACCCCAGCCTGTGTATCCAAATGCCAGTAACACCTTACCCACACAAATAACCATCCATTGGTCATCATGCAGGCCTCAGAGTGCATACACTAGGAGAAAGGTCTGCCCTTAAGAGAACAGACACCAGGCAAAGCCAGCACATCTCCCCGAAGCAGTCTTGGGGCCATTTGAATAGCATTTTGGGGGATTCTGGGTATGGTCTAGAAGGGGTAGTGCAAGATCAAAGAGGACACATCGCCTAGCATCACCAATTCTTCATCTCACAGACTCTCTAAAGCTCAGGAGTCCTCTTGCTTGGGTCTGTAGACAGTACTGCCACCAAGTGCCGGTGTCTCGAAGAAAAGCTCTCAAATCCTTGCCACAAAGACAGGCATGATGATTTGCAATATGATTTGCATGTGTGTCACCCGTCATTGAATGTCGAGCTgctcctgcctttttcactagcAGGTTCCTACCACAAAGAGAAGAGGCCAAGTCGCTCAAGTACACTCAGCCTCTTTCTCCTACAGCTCCCTGCCATCCTGCACCTTCCCCCACCACTGGTGCTGACTGAGTTCTGCCGGCGTCTTGGTTACAGGTGCACAGCAACTGTGAGGAGGAAGAGAACCACTGGCCCAGCAGATGCCGGTCCCCCCACCTCTACCAGACTTTTGCTGGCAAAGACTCAAGAAGTAAGTGGatcgatctctctctctctctcttctcaaacCTGGCTGCACATTATAAGcatctggaaagattttttttaaatactcacAATAAAGAGTCCCATATCTTGCCCCCTAATTTAACTGGTATGGCATGGAAACCAGGGactgatattttgtttttaagttccTAAGGTGATTCTATTATGGCTGGATAAATACTTctctagatcagtggttctcaaacgttagcatcaaaatcacctggagggctcatGAAACTTCAAATGGCTGGGCCACAACTCCCAGAGTTTCTGCCTGAAGAGGTCTGGAcagggcctgagagtctgcgTTTCTGAAAATTACCCAGGTGATGTTCATGCTCCTGGTCTGGCGATCACAGTCTGAGAGCTGTTGTTCTGGGGGAAATTCTCTATAaccttaatttccaaaatgcaaTCTACAGACCAGCAACATTAGTAATCACTTAGGATTCTGTTAGAAAGGCagaatcccagcccctccccacccctgacctGATGAATCACAATTTTATTAAGATCCTTAGGTGACTCACTTGCAcgctgaagtttgagaaacattgTAGTTTCGTAGCAAGTGAGGACTAACCCTGGAGGCTTATACCCCTGCGCCTGCTTGTAGCTACTTTCTAATCAGCCCACATCATGGGACTTCGCGAAGACGTCTCAGTGTCTCTCCCAGCTATGCTCAGTTAGGCTCTGAATTCCTTTCTGCAGCCGTGGGCTGATGTACAgggctctccttccctcctcagaGAAGCACAGTGAATCTCACGTAGGTCGTTGCTGCAGTTATAATGTCTTTCTTCTAGATGTGAATTTTGAGTATTAACTCTTTCAGAGGTATCCTTTACTTTTTGAACATTTTGGCTGAAGATTTGTTATTTAAACTAAGCAGAAATTAGTCTCCTGGTGTTTTAACCACCTGTCCTCCGGGACCACAGAGAAGACGACGTCAGGGTCCATAATTTTTGCGAGATAGTAAGAACTGAAATCCCTCTTGAATAAACAAATGATCGTGCTTGGAGTTCCCTCCATTTTAAATGTCTTAATACTATTTACTGTACTTCCTGGCCTGACAGCATTTGGGTTAACACCAGAATTGCATTGTTACTGGTCCAGAATCACAAAGGTCTTTATGATTCTAACTCCTCTCATTCTAGTTATCTGTGGTTTTAGGGCTCTcaccactcttctctctctctctcctgtcttaCCTTACTCATCTTCAAGTATATAGATGGCATGTCTCAGTCACTCACCACAGAGGTAAATATCAGAAGGCGGCAATACACTATTTGTAGTTGAAAAGTTTAGTCTATGGAGTCGAACGATCGACCCATACTAGCTCAATAAGCCTGTGGAAATCACTTAACTTTTGCTTGTCCCTGTGAAACCTTCCACGGAGCACGTGAAGGTAATGTAACGTGCTGGAATAACTGTTGTGATGCTGCTCCTGCTGACTTTAGAAAGTATATTCATGGGCATAAAATATTTAGATCAGTGATTCCCAATCTTgcaagctttttgttttttaaattgctacTTCCTGAACTCCACCCAATAGAATTAAATACAACTCTCTTGGGTTTGGACTTGGATATTATCATTATTCTTCTGTAAAAGCTTTCCCAGTGtcatcagttatctattgctgcagaGTAAACCAAccaaaatgtagtggcttaaagGGAAATTTATTCACTATTCCTCACTATTTTGTAGATTTACTTAGATTCTTCTACTTGTCTCATGTGGGTTCACTTACGCAGCTGCTTTTGGCTAGTTGACTGGGCTGGACTAGAAGGTCAAAAATGGGCTCCCCCTACGGGTGCTGACTCTGGTGCTGACTGTCAGCTGGGCGCTCTCTCCATGGGGTAAGTCATTCTTGGCTTTCTTACATGGATGTTCAGCAAAAACTCAAGTCACAATGCTTCTGTTTAAGGATGCGCTGCAAGTTGCACATGTCTCCTTTACCACATGTTATTGGTCAAATCAAGTCACAAAGCCAACCCAGattcaaaaggaaggaaaacagactttacttttttaataggAATGGCAAAGTCACACTGTGAAAAGATATGTGGAAAGGAAGGGTTGTTGTGGCCATCTTTATAAACAGTCTATCACAGACAGTGATTCTAGTGCCCCATGGGGTTAAGAACGACTAGTTTAATTAAAGGGATTTATCCTCACATATTAAAGATGCCTTGAGGGTAAGCTCTCATTCTAAAGCTCACTAAAACTCAGCCACAGCATACaaaatttgaaaaggaaattaactGCTGGACTTCAAATTCAAATGGAAAATGTGGAGTATATACTCCACAGCTAGATTTTCCTCCCCCCAAATTTAATTTACTCTAAAATGCCAAGCTTTGCTCAAGTGTTACTTGTCCAGCAGATGTCAGCCTCACACAAGAAAATGCCAGGATGTCCAGCAAAGCAGGTTGTGCAGGATCCATATGATTATATCTTTCTGGACAATCCACGTAATACCCAGAACACCATTTCCTTTCACAAATTTGTCCCATCTTTGATTAAATGTCAGTATACAGAAAGGCTGAAATTGAGTTGCAGGGAGGAAGTTTCCAGGAGTCATACATTTCAAATAAGTAACTAGATTCCATTTTCTCCCAGGGTGTCAGGATTTCATTACAGCAGGAGTTACTGTGGTTAGAGATGCTGTATTTCACttactctaagatgttcatttttattttagtgaaatAGAATTAGTATAACAATTGGCAATGTCAGCCAATATaattgcatatatatgtatatgtatacataacatatatatttatatttgcctCCTTAgtggaatataaaataattgtaagtcAATGGCTTATCAGATTCCATGAAACACAATAcctttagaaattgaatgcattTATCCTCTCAGGAAAATGAGGAAGCGATTCTGTaggttttccttttctgatttcttAGAAGAATATGAGATCTCTTTGCTGGCACAGCCTTCAGCCGAGGCAGGGAGAGGGGGTCACAGTGGTTCCCAAATCATTCCAATGTTCTGTGAGTTTGTTTAATAACCTTTTCACAAATCTGTTAACTACCTCTCTCAATCCACTCCTCCATCATCCTTTAAGAGATCACAAGGAGTGGGGAATAGCTATGAAAACAGCTCAGTACGGCCAAGATTAAAGACTGTATGAGAAACATCGGTGGGGAAATTCACTCACCACCATCAAAGGCAGAACTAGATGGGACAGTCTTTCAGATCTACTGCCCCTTCCAGAATCTGAAATTATCTCCCAGAGATTCATTGTCTCCTGGGGTCTCTGTGTCTAGTCCCAGGTGTTAACCTACCACTTGTTATCAGGTATAGGAGAGGTGAAGCATGGACAGAAAGTGGTTGCATCACCCAGCCAGCTACCGCGTCTAGTTGCAAGGTCCTCATATGTACAAAGTCACTCCTCACCTGAAGAGGAAAATAGAGGTTGGAATCCAATCTTCAAAAATCTCAAGGGTCTTTGGCTTCCAAAagggagtttctttttttttgtttgtttttttcctaatttatctacAAAAAGTGAGTGCCTTTCTGTAAATAGCACAAGAGTTCCTTTTCTGTTAGAAGAGTATCTGGTCCCCAGCTATGAGCTTTCTTCCCTCTCACTCTATCATTTTAGTCTCTGCCAGAGAAGAAGTCTTAATCTTCCTCCAAGATCCTGGGAAAGAATGACTCTCATCATTCCTCATAATGTGCACCAGGCTCAAGATTTTCAAATTCACAGGCCTTTTATTGGGGTCCTGTTGCTGAAATTTAAATCATTTGACCTTTACCACATTTATaagaagcttttatttttttgttgctgtATCTTTTACTAGACCTGAGGTGGCACAGGCCCATATGTAGCCTATTTGTGAAGTGATCTTATCCAGAAGTGGGAGAGCAATTCTATTGGCAGCAGTGGGAGAAAAGATGGGAAAGATTAGGCGGGGAGGCTGGTGCAGAGCATGAGATAAAGAGGAAAACTAGTCTGAGATAATCCTACATGGTGGGTAACTCAACACACTATCTGTTTGTACTTAGTGGAACCTCTGTGAGCCAAGTAGCTACACACTGGCTCTATGATGAAAGATTTTACCATATGATAATATTAACCATAACAAATACTTATATATAGTGGTAATTACGTGTCCCACACTATCCTTAGCACTTTATGGgaattaaatcatttaatcctGTGATGCAAGTTGTTCTGTTGTTCCCCATTTTCTAGATGATGACTCTGggcacaattatttttataccaaATAAATTCTGAAGTTATACAGGaagtggagggagaggaaagggaaagaggaCATGATGAGAATGTGATGAttatttttctgcctcatttaCAATTCTTAACAAGGTTGTTTGTGTCTGTTGGGGAAATACAATTAAAACCAAAATCTTCTGCCACCCCAGAAAACCTCTCCAGAAAGgtataagaaagaaaatagttttgGTTTTGAATAAGCAGCAAGACAGAATATGATGTGCGTCACAGGCAATTCACTAAAGAGACTGCAAAGACAGGAAGAAATCGTACCCTCTCATATAGCCAAGGAGATACAACCCTTGACATGCATGTTGTCAAAATAAACAATAACCAGTCCTCAGGCAAGAGGACTTGACAGCACCATTTTCCACACAAAGTTCATCCTAGATTCACCTGGTAACTGGGGTGGCCAACTGTGTTAGCTAATTGCctttatcaaagaaataataaatacctCTCATATTTTTATGTCAGATGGTAGTTTTGCAGCTGGAGCCAGGCACCTAAGTTAGATCCCTACCCTTCCATGGAGACTGGGAGATGGGGATGCTGTGATCCCTGATGATTACATGTCAAAGCAATGGCTTCCATATCCTTGAGAAAAACATTTCTGAACTGTAAAGATGATAAGAGTTTTATTTGGCCTTTAAAAAAGATTTACATACATTTCAAAGAGACAAAGAATTTACAAGTTTTCTATAGAAACATACTTTAACTGGTCTTTGTACTCTCACTTGGCCTTGCTACAGCCTACTGATACCTCCCAGAAAGGTACTTACACAATCATCTGGAGCCCAGAATTTTGCAACATTCACTAAGGGAAAACCTCCAGGTTCTTGGTCTGGAAGCCAGCAGTGTCTATAATTGCAGTCCTTTAGGactgtatatatttgcatatctTAAAAGCTGTGGCTGAGGGTCTAACTTCCAATGAGCCCAAATTAGGTGTTGACTGAGATCCCTGCCTCTGGAATACTCACAGGTTGTGGTACACCCTCAACAACTGGGACCTAACAAGAATAAATCCAGACAAGCACAAAGTTTTGAGGCACAACCAAGAGCTAGGGCAAGGTTAAATGATAAGGTTTGTCTCCTACACAAGGCT
The Vicugna pacos chromosome 12, VicPac4, whole genome shotgun sequence DNA segment above includes these coding regions:
- the TESPA1 gene encoding protein TESPA1 translates to MEGSVLSPTSWEKRRAWLRQSRHWQTQVLEEEAAAALQDVPDPEPSGLDDVFQEGNPINKIEDWLQDCGYSEEGFFEEAGQSICNGCPSHGTSFEDDLTLGAEATLLAANSKLFSRSFLETARPGQRFNLGCSLASSSMTGGTNKTSSSISEILDKVQEDAEDVLFSLGFGQEDHKDTSRIPARFFTTPSQAKGIDFQLFLKAQVRRIEMEDPCLMLASRFKQVQTLAVTADAFFCLYSYVSKTPVQKFTPSHMFWNCNPSDVPSINILAPEPEPHSPRERLRKAISKMCLYTCPRDRLSPPNDTPKRNSLDQVVWEVMDRVRGEKMVLQQDPGFGPGPHGYPVPPLRGTKLPTSSCPCVLCPEEETQQGMATWAASQSLETLDSNLKIPCCTHLPRADRQWSTDSAQVKRELWGLQATNKEAHSAKDEIFCKRKSKARKSLFQKNPLGRKVKSLDLSIVQQKWKQSQGGAELHRSYTQQLQDALDLEEVHSNCEEEENHWPSRCRSPHLYQTFAGKDSRSCHHHQSSTCSDSSGFIEEPNSHLFLQEVVQPPTSSCGSLALQTPDLSRRKAAWRTGQKTRVGDWESAS